Proteins from a genomic interval of Treponema succinifaciens DSM 2489:
- the bioB gene encoding biotin synthase BioB → MNNFLHELENAVINENHKVTKEEAIQLYETEQASELFGAADRIRKSCCTNSSSVCSIINAKMGKCGENCKYCAQSAHWKTSCQTTSIIQPQESIKFCERALENHVSRISLVTSGRGLSGKDFEAAIENFKAIKEKLKDKIKLCASLGILSFEQMQELRLAGVERYHHNIETGKNYFANICTTHSYNDRIQTILNAKKAGLEICSGGIIGLGESREDRIDLALELRRLEVQSVPINILTPIKGTPLENAEKISQKEALRTISVFRFIMPSQTIRCAAGRKSLGNNGEDAFLTGANALISGDFLTTPGSTNDEDISMLKKLGYRIEN, encoded by the coding sequence ATGAATAATTTTTTACATGAATTGGAAAACGCAGTTATAAACGAAAATCACAAAGTTACAAAAGAAGAAGCGATTCAGCTTTACGAAACAGAACAAGCATCCGAACTTTTTGGAGCGGCAGACAGAATCAGAAAAAGTTGCTGCACAAACTCAAGCAGCGTTTGTTCAATTATAAATGCAAAGATGGGTAAATGCGGCGAAAACTGCAAATACTGCGCTCAGTCTGCTCACTGGAAAACTTCATGCCAGACAACTTCAATTATTCAGCCGCAAGAGTCAATAAAATTTTGCGAGCGTGCATTAGAAAATCACGTTTCAAGAATTTCACTTGTAACTTCCGGGCGCGGACTTTCTGGAAAAGATTTTGAAGCTGCAATAGAAAATTTTAAAGCGATAAAAGAAAAACTTAAGGACAAAATCAAACTTTGCGCTTCGCTTGGAATTCTTTCTTTTGAACAGATGCAGGAATTGAGGCTTGCCGGAGTTGAACGCTACCACCACAACATTGAAACCGGCAAAAATTATTTTGCAAACATCTGCACAACGCATTCTTACAACGACAGAATCCAGACAATTTTAAATGCAAAAAAAGCAGGACTTGAAATTTGCAGCGGCGGAATAATCGGACTGGGAGAATCAAGAGAAGACAGAATCGACCTTGCGCTTGAGCTTCGCAGACTTGAAGTTCAGTCTGTTCCGATAAATATTTTGACACCGATAAAAGGAACTCCGCTTGAAAATGCTGAAAAAATTTCGCAGAAAGAAGCGTTAAGAACAATTTCTGTTTTCAGATTTATAATGCCAAGCCAGACAATAAGATGCGCCGCCGGAAGAAAAAGCTTGGGCAACAACGGAGAAGATGCATTCTTGACAGGAGCAAACGCGCTTATTTCCGGGGATTTTCTGACAACGCCCGGCTCAACCAATGATGAAGATATTTCCATGCTGAAAAAACTCGGCTACAGAATCGAAAACTGA
- a CDS encoding energy-coupling factor ABC transporter ATP-binding protein has translation MKALEVKNISKIFPDKTKALEDISFSIEQGEFCVIAGSNGSGKSVLMSLIAGLDEPTGGTIDLFGNSAGLVFQDADSQILGETPEEDVSFGAKNYGLKKDELKQCVESSLEQVGLLHKKNAYARSLSGGEKRRLAVAGILAINRSVIIFDEPFANLDWPGVKQVCMILKKLKEEKKTIIVLTHELEKILALAERFIVLDKGKIRFDGSPQEGLSQNLEQWSIRNPITQYSSLKDLLWL, from the coding sequence ATGAAAGCACTCGAAGTAAAAAACATTTCAAAAATATTTCCGGACAAAACAAAAGCACTTGAAGATATTTCATTTTCAATTGAGCAGGGAGAATTCTGTGTAATCGCAGGCTCAAACGGTTCCGGGAAAAGCGTTCTAATGTCGCTGATTGCAGGACTTGATGAACCGACCGGCGGAACAATTGACTTATTCGGAAATTCCGCAGGGCTTGTTTTTCAAGATGCCGACTCGCAGATTTTAGGCGAGACTCCAGAAGAAGATGTTTCATTCGGCGCAAAAAATTACGGACTGAAAAAAGATGAACTAAAGCAATGCGTTGAATCTTCGCTTGAACAGGTTGGACTTCTTCACAAAAAAAATGCCTACGCAAGAAGTTTGTCCGGCGGAGAAAAGCGGCGGCTTGCAGTTGCCGGGATTCTTGCAATAAACAGAAGCGTTATAATTTTTGACGAGCCGTTTGCAAACTTGGACTGGCCGGGCGTAAAGCAAGTCTGCATGATTCTGAAAAAACTAAAAGAAGAAAAAAAAACAATTATTGTGCTGACTCACGAGCTTGAAAAAATCCTTGCACTTGCAGAGCGTTTCATTGTCTTGGATAAAGGAAAAATCAGATTTGACGGTTCACCGCAGGAAGGCTTGTCGCAAAATCTTGAGCAGTGGAGCATAAGAAATCCAATCACGCAATATTCAAGCCTAAAGGATTTATTATGGCTTTGA
- a CDS encoding PASTA domain-containing protein → MDKNKFKDILQKARVQFNGCLDNLRDGGKTVVITILLAFVIMTASCLAVFFMVVQGAEKVLVPDVTGKSLTDALLELQAKELYPKILLKYSDLPGDKGTILEQNPVSGAIVKAYRRVNLTVSRGIPIDYIEDYYGKNVDEVLNTLELLFSGDDSLVQLPAPVYQKSELQAGTILAQYPEAGTPVSEKIKLQFVVSSGTEIPKTEVPDIEGLSIKQLLSKLGEYKVVFDFEVEEDPKSPAEGIISDEEKPSSQVELFSRVKATLKVQPASEKAKTAQGIFSVELPEYPYPVPVKLDSQDQNGKLVTLAEFCHPGKHFTVPYDVNKNTTLILYVLDEEYAKVVVE, encoded by the coding sequence ATGGACAAAAATAAATTCAAGGACATTCTTCAAAAGGCAAGAGTTCAATTTAACGGCTGTCTTGACAATTTAAGGGACGGAGGAAAAACTGTTGTAATAACAATTCTTCTTGCTTTTGTTATAATGACGGCTTCCTGCCTTGCTGTTTTTTTTATGGTGGTTCAGGGCGCGGAAAAAGTTCTTGTGCCAGATGTTACAGGAAAAAGCCTTACAGACGCGCTTTTGGAGCTTCAGGCGAAGGAGCTTTATCCAAAAATTCTTCTTAAATATTCAGATCTTCCGGGCGACAAAGGAACTATTCTGGAGCAGAATCCAGTTTCCGGGGCTATTGTAAAAGCCTACCGCAGAGTGAATTTGACTGTTAGCCGCGGAATTCCGATTGACTATATAGAAGATTATTATGGAAAAAATGTTGACGAGGTTTTGAATACTTTGGAACTTTTGTTCAGTGGGGACGATTCTCTTGTGCAGCTGCCGGCTCCAGTTTACCAAAAAAGCGAGCTTCAAGCCGGAACAATTCTTGCGCAATATCCGGAAGCTGGAACTCCAGTTTCAGAAAAAATCAAGCTTCAGTTTGTTGTAAGCAGCGGAACGGAAATTCCAAAGACAGAAGTTCCCGACATTGAAGGTCTTTCTATAAAGCAGCTTCTTTCAAAACTTGGCGAATATAAAGTTGTTTTTGATTTTGAAGTTGAAGAAGATCCAAAAAGTCCTGCGGAAGGAATTATTTCTGATGAAGAAAAGCCTTCAAGTCAGGTTGAACTTTTTTCAAGGGTAAAAGCCACGTTAAAAGTCCAGCCTGCATCTGAAAAAGCAAAAACAGCGCAAGGAATTTTTTCCGTGGAGCTTCCAGAATATCCATATCCTGTTCCTGTAAAACTTGATTCCCAGGATCAGAACGGAAAGCTTGTTACTTTAGCTGAATTCTGTCATCCGGGAAAACATTTTACAGTTCCTTATGATGTAAATAAAAATACAACGCTGATTTTGTATGTTCTTGATGAAGAATATGCGAAAGTTGTTGTTGAATAA
- the pyrB gene encoding aspartate carbamoyltransferase encodes MLKGRHLIEPADLTVSEIDEICSLAEQMIVDPASFQDVCRGKILATLFFEPSTRTRLSFEAAMLHLGGTVEGFADASYTSSTKGETLADTIRVVSSYVDVIAMRSPKEGAALLASRYSPVPIINAGDGGHSHPTQTLTDLVTIRALQGGFEGHTIGFCGDLKFGRTVHSLTQAMSRYKNNKFVFISPEELKVPSYITEDLLKPAGIEFATAERLEDVIGELDILYMTRVQKERFFNEQDYIRLKDSYILNKEKMKLAKQDMIVLHPLPRVNEIAPEVDDDPRAAYFKQVKYGMFARMALIAKLTGAL; translated from the coding sequence ATGTTAAAAGGAAGACATCTTATTGAACCGGCGGATTTGACCGTCAGTGAAATTGATGAAATATGTTCTTTGGCAGAACAGATGATTGTAGATCCAGCTTCTTTTCAGGATGTGTGTCGTGGGAAAATTCTTGCGACACTTTTTTTTGAGCCGAGCACAAGAACCAGGCTTTCTTTTGAAGCTGCTATGCTTCATTTAGGCGGAACTGTTGAAGGTTTTGCTGATGCGAGCTACACTTCTTCTACAAAAGGCGAAACTTTGGCGGACACAATAAGAGTTGTAAGTTCCTATGTTGATGTTATTGCGATGCGTTCTCCAAAAGAAGGTGCGGCATTGCTTGCTTCAAGATATAGTCCAGTTCCTATAATCAATGCGGGCGACGGCGGACATTCTCATCCAACGCAGACACTTACAGACCTTGTTACAATCCGTGCGCTTCAAGGCGGATTTGAAGGACACACAATTGGTTTTTGTGGTGATTTAAAATTCGGAAGAACAGTTCATTCTCTTACTCAGGCAATGAGCCGCTACAAGAACAACAAATTTGTTTTTATCAGTCCGGAAGAGCTGAAAGTTCCTTCTTACATAACAGAAGATTTGCTTAAGCCTGCCGGAATAGAATTTGCAACAGCTGAACGTTTGGAAGATGTAATCGGTGAGCTTGATATTCTTTACATGACTCGTGTTCAAAAAGAAAGATTTTTCAATGAGCAGGATTATATCCGCCTAAAAGACAGTTATATTCTGAACAAAGAAAAAATGAAACTTGCAAAACAGGATATGATTGTTCTTCATCCGCTTCCTCGTGTAAATGAAATTGCTCCAGAAGTAGATGATGATCCGCGCGCTGCTTATTTTAAGCAAGTTAAATACGGAATGTTTGCACGCATGGCGCTTATTGCAAAACTTACAGGAGCACTCTGA
- a CDS encoding energy-coupling factor transporter transmembrane component T family protein — MALSLFAYRKGNSVLHKIPSIAKLSFLFVLCIFTYSGGMSVTWEELFSRKIVIKLSGCFFASLTLFFLSGAKWNSIRQLKFVFVIGGFVTLVKLIHIPLWLDKDSLAYGILYTVRFFITSLAAQVIFETTSPLQIQNALELIQNGISKLIPPIKKWNPALTISLAINFIPEIFETWNKVELAVKARTQKNSKWKIEILIQKFSTFFSCILHNAETKRMAVLNRSKISNE; from the coding sequence ATGGCTTTGAGTTTGTTCGCTTACCGAAAAGGAAATTCCGTTCTGCACAAAATTCCTTCAATTGCAAAACTTTCATTTCTTTTTGTGCTGTGCATTTTTACTTACAGCGGCGGAATGTCTGTTACTTGGGAAGAACTTTTTTCACGGAAGATTGTTATAAAACTTTCCGGATGCTTTTTTGCAAGCCTGACGCTTTTTTTTCTTTCCGGCGCAAAATGGAATTCTATAAGGCAGCTGAAATTTGTTTTTGTAATCGGCGGATTTGTAACTTTGGTAAAACTGATTCACATTCCGCTTTGGCTGGACAAAGATTCTCTTGCCTACGGAATTTTGTATACGGTCAGGTTTTTTATAACATCGCTTGCGGCCCAAGTTATTTTTGAAACAACTTCACCGTTACAAATACAAAACGCACTGGAACTTATTCAAAACGGAATTTCAAAACTGATTCCGCCTATAAAAAAATGGAATCCTGCGCTCACAATCTCGCTTGCAATAAATTTCATTCCGGAAATTTTTGAAACTTGGAATAAAGTGGAGCTTGCGGTAAAAGCACGGACGCAAAAAAATTCAAAATGGAAAATAGAAATTTTAATACAAAAATTTTCAACATTTTTTTCTTGTATTCTTCACAATGCGGAAACAAAAAGAATGGCAGTTTTAAACAGGAGCAAAATTTCAAATGAATAA
- a CDS encoding acetate kinase, with protein MVILTLNCGSSSAKYQVYDWDNKEVLANGVVERIGIEGSCITHKAKGNKTEIKSACPTHKEAIELILNTITDKEIGVIPDMSVIKAVGHRVLHGGDKFTKSVLITPEVLETFRSVVGLGPLHMPANIMGIEAAQKVMPNVPHCAIMDTAWHQTMPEETFMYAVPREWYTKYAARRYGFHGTSFLYTAKRAAVLLGKEPKDTNLIICHIGNGSSMCAVKNGQCYDTSMGITPLEGLIMGTRSGDVDPALPFYIMRKTGMSPEEMDKALNKKSGCLGITEKYSDRRDIEIAAANGDKLCQLCIEMEALRIKKYVGAYMAELGHVDAIVFTAGVGERGPITRGKSLSGLENYGIKIDAQKNEWSFTGNAETCISADDSKTKIFVIPTDEELVMTEDAFALMQGTYDIHTHFTYSFQSPDYVNKAREEGLKSDLVKRPNIAKVIARPPKK; from the coding sequence ATGGTAATTCTTACATTGAACTGCGGATCTTCTTCTGCAAAGTACCAAGTTTATGACTGGGACAACAAGGAAGTTTTAGCAAACGGTGTAGTTGAGCGCATTGGAATTGAAGGCTCATGTATCACACACAAGGCAAAAGGAAACAAAACAGAAATCAAAAGCGCCTGCCCTACGCACAAGGAAGCAATCGAGCTTATTTTGAATACAATCACAGACAAAGAAATCGGCGTTATCCCTGATATGTCTGTAATAAAAGCTGTAGGACACAGAGTACTTCACGGCGGAGACAAATTCACAAAGTCTGTTCTTATAACTCCAGAAGTTCTTGAAACATTCCGTTCTGTTGTTGGCCTTGGACCTTTGCACATGCCGGCAAATATAATGGGAATTGAAGCCGCGCAAAAAGTAATGCCGAATGTTCCGCATTGCGCCATAATGGACACAGCATGGCACCAGACAATGCCAGAAGAAACATTCATGTACGCAGTTCCACGCGAATGGTACACAAAGTATGCCGCACGTCGCTACGGTTTCCACGGAACATCGTTCCTTTACACTGCAAAAAGAGCGGCTGTTCTTCTCGGAAAAGAACCAAAGGACACAAACCTTATAATCTGCCACATAGGAAACGGCTCTTCAATGTGCGCTGTAAAAAACGGGCAGTGCTACGACACTTCAATGGGAATCACACCGCTTGAAGGCCTTATAATGGGAACAAGAAGCGGAGACGTTGACCCGGCTCTTCCATTCTACATCATGCGTAAAACAGGAATGTCCCCAGAGGAAATGGACAAAGCCCTGAACAAAAAATCAGGATGCCTTGGAATCACAGAAAAATATTCAGACCGCCGTGATATTGAAATTGCCGCAGCAAACGGAGATAAGCTCTGCCAGCTTTGCATCGAAATGGAAGCATTGCGCATAAAAAAATATGTAGGCGCATACATGGCTGAGCTCGGACACGTTGACGCAATAGTGTTTACAGCCGGAGTTGGAGAGCGCGGACCTATCACACGCGGAAAATCCTTGAGCGGACTTGAAAACTACGGAATCAAAATCGACGCACAGAAAAATGAATGGTCATTCACAGGAAACGCCGAAACCTGCATTTCCGCAGATGACAGCAAGACAAAGATTTTTGTAATTCCAACAGACGAAGAGCTTGTTATGACAGAAGACGCATTCGCCCTTATGCAGGGAACTTATGACATTCACACACACTTCACTTACAGCTTCCAGTCGCCGGACTATGTAAACAAAGCACGCGAGGAAGGACTTAAAAGCGATCTTGTAAAACGCCCGAATATTGCTAAAGTAATCGCGCGTCCTCCAAAGAAATAA
- a CDS encoding glycoside hydrolase family 95 protein, protein MKSIWYKNPAENFGEAISVGNGRIGATVFGGTGHEKIYLNEESIWSCRYSDRNNKNAKEAVNGIRALLNQGRELEAQEQIFECFSGAPISQAYYKSAGIVSIDFYDAEHQGLLGPDSGDKGTFSSYDSYRRELDFSSGICSSSFSLESAAPSTVDLSSGTNGSYVTFTRECFASASSDVLVYHISASMPKSIFLRLKIEGETFPKKYNLTEDTVVALCDSGIPFAAMVTAVASGGTVFTHGDNLIIEKADDVTLYIDVESAYRKRRFRNKGGNNFRNPMIFASKCADIALKKICFASGTSYENLKTDQALEFSAWNQRSILSLDGLETDGKSVDEICQDNKAAKFLDWIYSKYKFISSCKEQATLPSVASGIWTDKKNAGNFSLQDGNFYRYSSGILGLEKINLPLFKLAKRIYKRGKATAKKMYGCQGFVLHNSTDIWGDSVPCGVDFRNSYTPLGACAIAKAALDYYEYSLDRKFLKRHFYLFKKACDFFAEYLVPVEDKKFLSLSPAFTDGYETRSGTVAYIALENVFENKIIKELFENTLAAMKYLGFKNSEKLFINYSSIIQKIKCAEEEMPESNTASNFDTFLLSSADSIISSKIKNGRVEISLLSNLPAEWQSGSLTKVCLKGNILADIKWRDGKFEDARLYTEQGTVFMKELTICYGGKKYSSQLSDGSLDIRNVLPTTV, encoded by the coding sequence ATGAAATCTATTTGGTATAAAAATCCTGCTGAAAATTTTGGTGAAGCTATTTCTGTTGGAAACGGAAGAATCGGCGCGACGGTTTTTGGCGGAACAGGACACGAAAAAATATATTTGAATGAAGAGTCTATATGGTCTTGTCGCTATTCAGATAGAAATAATAAAAATGCAAAGGAAGCTGTAAACGGCATAAGGGCTTTGCTGAATCAGGGACGCGAGCTTGAGGCGCAGGAGCAAATTTTTGAATGTTTTTCCGGAGCTCCAATTTCTCAGGCTTATTATAAAAGCGCAGGAATTGTTTCGATTGATTTTTATGACGCTGAGCATCAAGGGCTTTTAGGGCCGGACTCTGGCGACAAGGGAACTTTTTCTTCTTATGATTCTTACAGGCGCGAGCTTGATTTTTCCAGCGGAATTTGCTCTTCAAGTTTTTCTCTTGAGTCTGCCGCACCAAGCACAGTGGATCTTTCAAGCGGAACAAACGGAAGCTATGTAACTTTTACGCGCGAATGTTTTGCTTCCGCTTCTTCCGATGTTTTGGTTTACCACATTTCAGCTTCCATGCCAAAAAGCATTTTCCTTAGGCTCAAGATTGAAGGCGAAACTTTTCCGAAGAAATACAATCTTACAGAAGATACAGTTGTAGCTTTGTGTGATTCAGGCATCCCTTTTGCTGCGATGGTTACGGCTGTTGCTTCAGGTGGAACGGTTTTTACTCACGGAGACAATCTGATTATAGAAAAAGCCGATGACGTTACGCTTTACATTGACGTTGAAAGCGCGTACAGAAAAAGACGTTTTAGAAATAAAGGCGGAAATAATTTTAGAAACCCGATGATTTTTGCGTCGAAATGCGCGGACATTGCATTGAAAAAAATCTGCTTTGCTTCCGGCACTTCCTACGAAAATTTAAAGACTGATCAGGCTTTGGAATTTTCCGCATGGAATCAGCGTTCTATTCTTTCTTTGGACGGACTTGAAACTGACGGAAAATCAGTCGATGAAATTTGCCAAGACAATAAAGCCGCAAAATTCCTTGATTGGATTTATTCAAAGTACAAGTTTATTTCAAGCTGCAAGGAACAGGCAACGCTTCCTTCTGTAGCAAGCGGAATTTGGACGGACAAAAAAAACGCCGGAAATTTCAGTTTGCAGGACGGAAATTTCTATAGATACAGCTCTGGAATTCTTGGACTGGAAAAAATAAATCTTCCTTTGTTCAAGCTTGCAAAAAGAATTTATAAGCGCGGAAAGGCAACTGCAAAAAAAATGTACGGATGTCAAGGCTTTGTTTTGCACAATTCAACTGACATTTGGGGCGACTCTGTTCCGTGCGGTGTAGATTTTAGGAATTCTTATACTCCGCTTGGTGCCTGTGCAATTGCAAAAGCCGCATTGGATTACTATGAATATTCGCTTGACCGAAAATTCTTAAAGCGCCATTTTTATCTTTTTAAGAAAGCCTGTGATTTTTTTGCGGAATACCTTGTTCCTGTTGAAGACAAAAAATTCCTTTCTCTTAGTCCGGCTTTTACAGATGGATATGAAACAAGAAGTGGTACTGTTGCATATATTGCTTTGGAAAATGTTTTTGAAAACAAAATTATAAAAGAGCTTTTTGAAAACACATTGGCGGCAATGAAGTATCTTGGCTTTAAAAATTCAGAAAAGCTTTTTATAAACTACAGCTCAATTATACAGAAAATAAAATGCGCTGAAGAAGAAATGCCTGAATCAAATACTGCAAGTAATTTTGACACTTTCCTTTTGAGTTCTGCGGATTCGATTATTTCAAGCAAAATAAAAAACGGCCGTGTGGAAATTTCCTTGCTTTCAAATTTGCCGGCGGAATGGCAAAGCGGTTCTCTTACAAAAGTCTGCCTTAAAGGAAATATTCTTGCGGACATAAAATGGCGCGACGGAAAATTTGAAGATGCACGGCTTTATACTGAACAGGGAACTGTCTTCATGAAGGAACTGACTATTTGCTACGGCGGAAAAAAATACAGCTCGCAGCTTTCGGACGGTTCGCTTGATATAAGAAACGTTTTGCCAACGACTGTATAA
- a CDS encoding aminopeptidase, translating to MNLFGKKEKTPAQTVIEDVCKIKKSEKVLIIANPETSVIAQNLFTSALDSGAKPTLIYQTKKTSADFAEETVVGAIKSEPDVIFSISEIKLGKDEKAIASPYKAADGKLYDNTFDWLLSEKKSIRAVWTPGLTEDMFNRTVNIDYKLLGERCKKLCEKYENAVSVHVTSPGGTDIVVGLKGRKGMVDDGDFSKPGSGGNIPAGETFISPVVGTCEGTIVFDGSMTFSDGDSILKTPICVKVEKGFVSEVTGEEEAKRLLTDIQQAEKDAVFMENSGKLPKGQGEIYAKNARNIGELGIGLNPAAGITGNMLEDEKAFRTCHFAIGENYDGDAPSLIHFDGVVKEPSIVIKYEDGTEFAVLKNGELQI from the coding sequence ATGAATTTGTTTGGAAAAAAAGAAAAGACTCCGGCGCAGACTGTTATAGAAGATGTCTGCAAAATAAAAAAAAGCGAAAAAGTTTTAATAATTGCGAATCCTGAAACAAGCGTTATTGCGCAGAACCTGTTTACCTCGGCTCTTGATTCCGGTGCAAAGCCAACGCTTATTTATCAGACTAAAAAAACTTCCGCGGATTTTGCAGAAGAAACTGTTGTGGGTGCAATAAAATCTGAGCCGGATGTAATTTTTTCAATTTCGGAAATAAAGCTTGGAAAAGATGAAAAGGCGATTGCTTCTCCTTATAAAGCTGCGGACGGAAAACTTTACGACAACACTTTTGACTGGCTGCTTTCTGAAAAGAAATCAATCCGTGCGGTATGGACTCCTGGGCTTACAGAAGATATGTTCAATAGAACTGTGAACATTGACTATAAACTGCTTGGAGAACGCTGCAAAAAACTTTGCGAAAAATACGAAAATGCAGTTTCAGTTCATGTTACATCTCCTGGTGGAACGGACATTGTTGTTGGGCTGAAAGGACGAAAAGGCATGGTTGACGACGGGGATTTCAGCAAGCCGGGAAGCGGTGGAAACATTCCCGCTGGAGAAACTTTTATAAGTCCTGTTGTTGGAACTTGCGAGGGAACTATTGTCTTTGACGGAAGCATGACATTTAGCGATGGAGATTCAATTTTAAAGACTCCGATTTGCGTCAAAGTTGAAAAGGGCTTTGTTTCAGAAGTTACTGGTGAAGAAGAGGCAAAAAGGCTTTTAACGGATATTCAGCAGGCAGAAAAAGATGCGGTTTTCATGGAAAATTCAGGAAAGCTTCCGAAAGGGCAAGGCGAAATTTATGCGAAAAACGCAAGGAATATCGGGGAGCTTGGAATCGGCTTGAATCCTGCCGCTGGAATTACTGGAAATATGCTTGAAGATGAAAAAGCCTTTAGAACCTGCCACTTTGCAATCGGGGAAAATTATGATGGAGACGCGCCTTCTTTGATTCACTTTGACGGAGTTGTAAAAGAGCCTAGTATTGTAATCAAGTATGAAGACGGAACTGAATTTGCAGTCCTCAAAAATGGAGAGCTGCAAATTTAG
- a CDS encoding aspartate carbamoyltransferase regulatory subunit, with amino-acid sequence MINIAEIKNGLVIDHIQAGTGWKVFKWLGLDKVNFSTALIMNASSKKTGKKDIIKIDNIINIDYSVLGFIDSNITVNVIQDSKITRKIKMELPEKIENVIECKNPRCITITEHYVPQEFKLVNREKKEYRCIYCDALHKGTLSVE; translated from the coding sequence ATGATTAATATCGCTGAAATTAAAAATGGACTTGTAATCGATCATATTCAGGCTGGAACTGGCTGGAAAGTTTTTAAGTGGCTTGGCTTGGACAAGGTGAATTTTTCTACTGCTCTGATTATGAATGCTTCATCTAAAAAAACAGGCAAGAAAGATATAATAAAAATCGACAACATTATAAATATCGATTACAGTGTTCTTGGCTTTATAGATTCCAACATAACTGTAAATGTAATTCAGGATTCAAAGATAACTAGAAAAATAAAAATGGAGCTTCCTGAAAAAATTGAAAATGTGATTGAATGTAAAAACCCTCGCTGCATTACAATTACAGAACACTATGTTCCGCAGGAATTTAAACTTGTCAACAGAGAAAAAAAAGAGTACCGATGCATTTATTGCGATGCTCTCCACAAGGGAACACTTTCAGTTGAGTGA
- a CDS encoding ATP-binding cassette domain-containing protein produces the protein MNFIDFENVSFSYPPVEGDLDENGKQIVPSPVFEHFSGGFPGAFTSIIGPNGCGKSTLMLLASGRLIPSQGKVKLLGQNIASLEEEKRNLLASVIYQNMEFESSEKVENLLSFVYKNGELKANAKGIKTEDLFSEVVDKFELSSVMNHGLTEISKGENQRVLLAFSLLYGSAGIFMDEPLFAMEDRQKNSALKYLREYSEATKTPMFISMHELDLSRKYAEKVLLIYPNKDMSYGTPEEVMTNDDLEKAYGIPAAMLKHNEDMTREFLSHQSEAMSPKSK, from the coding sequence ATGAATTTTATTGACTTTGAAAACGTTTCTTTTTCATATCCGCCAGTCGAAGGCGACCTTGACGAAAACGGAAAACAGATTGTTCCTTCACCGGTTTTTGAGCATTTTTCAGGCGGATTTCCCGGAGCATTCACAAGCATAATCGGACCGAACGGCTGCGGAAAATCAACGCTCATGCTTCTTGCCAGCGGAAGACTCATTCCTTCGCAGGGAAAAGTAAAACTTCTAGGCCAGAACATTGCAAGCCTTGAGGAAGAAAAACGGAATCTTCTAGCTTCTGTAATTTATCAGAACATGGAATTTGAAAGCAGTGAAAAAGTTGAAAACCTGCTTTCTTTTGTTTATAAAAACGGAGAACTCAAGGCAAACGCAAAAGGAATTAAGACAGAAGACTTGTTCAGCGAAGTTGTAGATAAATTCGAACTTTCTTCTGTCATGAACCACGGGCTCACAGAAATCAGCAAAGGTGAAAACCAGCGTGTTCTTTTGGCATTCAGCCTGCTTTACGGAAGCGCAGGAATTTTCATGGATGAGCCTCTTTTTGCAATGGAAGACCGCCAGAAAAATTCCGCACTTAAATACTTGCGTGAATATTCTGAGGCAACAAAAACTCCAATGTTCATTTCAATGCACGAACTTGACCTTTCACGCAAGTACGCAGAAAAAGTCCTTTTAATTTATCCGAACAAAGATATGTCTTACGGAACTCCAGAAGAAGTCATGACAAATGATGATCTTGAAAAAGCCTACGGAATTCCTGCGGCAATGCTCAAGCACAACGAAGACATGACAAGAGAATTTCTTTCGCATCAGTCCGAAGCCATGTCTCCAAAGTCAAAATAA